The Methylobacterium sp. PvR107 genome contains a region encoding:
- a CDS encoding LysR family transcriptional regulator: protein MTIKHRDLAGIDLNLIVALDALLTESSVTRAAAKVGITQSAMSSSLARLRKLLGDELLTRTPDGMRPTPRSLALIEPLRAALRQFQGIVLREDDFTPATVEQSFTLAIPGSVEVRLIPRLLAFLAREAPGIRLHLVSLDYGSVLGDLDADRIDMAVGMITEGQVHHKVRPLYRFGFLSLFNPRLLGISGPLSLDDFVRFPHILTYLTGVGPGVVDTALAKVGRTRRLAATTPRFATVPFHVQAAPLIATMADELATTFAAQLGLATSPVPVPTDEIVISMLWHASYDRDPAHRWLREVMVRMGRAAGSAHGEEAV from the coding sequence ATGACGATCAAGCACCGTGACCTCGCCGGCATCGACCTGAACCTGATCGTGGCACTGGATGCGCTCCTGACCGAAAGCAGCGTCACGCGGGCCGCTGCGAAGGTCGGCATCACGCAATCGGCCATGAGCAGCAGCTTGGCTCGCCTGCGCAAGCTCCTCGGCGACGAGCTCCTGACGCGCACGCCGGACGGCATGCGCCCGACGCCGCGCTCGCTCGCCCTCATCGAGCCGCTCCGAGCCGCCCTTCGCCAGTTCCAGGGCATCGTCCTCCGAGAGGACGACTTCACCCCCGCGACCGTCGAACAGTCCTTCACGCTTGCCATCCCCGGCAGCGTCGAGGTGCGTCTCATCCCGCGCCTGCTCGCGTTCCTTGCACGCGAGGCGCCTGGCATCCGCCTGCACCTGGTCAGCCTCGATTACGGCAGCGTGCTGGGCGACCTCGACGCCGACAGGATCGACATGGCCGTCGGTATGATCACCGAAGGCCAGGTCCACCATAAGGTCCGGCCGCTCTATCGCTTCGGCTTCCTGAGTCTATTCAATCCCCGGCTGCTCGGCATCAGTGGTCCGCTCTCGCTCGACGACTTCGTTCGCTTCCCGCACATCCTGACATACCTGACTGGCGTCGGCCCGGGGGTGGTGGATACGGCGCTCGCGAAGGTGGGCCGGACGCGGAGGCTGGCGGCGACGACGCCGCGCTTCGCCACCGTGCCGTTTCACGTGCAGGCCGCGCCCTTGATCGCCACGATGGCCGACGAGCTGGCCACGACCTTCGCGGCCCAGCTCGGCTTGGCGACGAGCCCCGTGCCGGTGCCAACTGACGAGATCGTCATCTCGATGCTGTGGCACGCTTCCTATGACCGTGATCCCGCCCATCGTTGGCTGCGGGAGGTCATGGTTCGCATGGGGCGGGCGGCGGGGAGCGCACACGGGGAAGAAGCGGTCTAA
- a CDS encoding aldehyde dehydrogenase family protein — translation MTVITPEIAEAFQPGDHLLVLQETGDLLHIPAAQIALAAAAVDRAHAAFIKMSAVPDQGIEQFFDRFAALLEDPSAWHAIAEANRQDVERAQSSGRSTTRLLATDRMRQDMIAGLRAWRDSETPRGRVVERIVHAGWTVEQVAAPLGVVGFVFEGRPNVLADAAGVLRSGNTAVFRIGSDALGTAQAIMQHALMPALSEAGLPPGAISLVESPERSTGWALFADRRLSLAVARGSGRAVAQLGSVARQAGTAVSLHGTGGAWMVADRDADAERFAAAVEASLDRKVCNTLNVCCIHRARVTDLVPIFLAALESAGRARGFGCKLHMVVGDETVLPKAWRTATVRVRRADGERVESLTEIQSEDDLGHEWEWEDTPEVSLKIVDDLDHAVTLFNRHSPRFAASLISRDREAHRRFYDTVNAPFVGDGFTRWVDGQYALNQPELGLSNWQSGRLLARSAILSGGGVFTLRSRVTQDDPKLRR, via the coding sequence GTGACTGTGATCACGCCGGAAATCGCGGAAGCCTTCCAACCTGGTGATCATCTGCTGGTCCTGCAGGAGACCGGAGACCTGCTCCACATCCCCGCGGCTCAGATCGCCTTGGCCGCGGCGGCGGTGGACCGGGCGCATGCAGCCTTCATCAAGATGTCGGCGGTACCGGATCAAGGCATCGAGCAGTTTTTCGACCGTTTCGCTGCGCTCCTCGAAGACCCGTCGGCTTGGCATGCCATCGCTGAGGCGAACCGGCAGGATGTCGAGCGCGCCCAGAGCAGTGGCCGTTCGACAACCCGCCTCCTCGCCACCGACCGGATGCGGCAGGACATGATCGCGGGCCTGCGGGCGTGGCGTGACAGCGAGACGCCGCGCGGTCGGGTCGTTGAACGCATCGTCCACGCCGGCTGGACGGTCGAGCAGGTGGCGGCACCACTCGGTGTGGTCGGCTTCGTTTTCGAGGGTCGCCCGAACGTGCTCGCCGATGCCGCAGGTGTCCTGCGCAGCGGCAACACGGCCGTCTTCCGCATCGGCAGCGACGCACTCGGCACTGCACAGGCTATCATGCAGCACGCGCTCATGCCCGCGCTGAGCGAGGCCGGCCTCCCGCCTGGAGCCATCTCGCTCGTCGAGAGCCCGGAACGGTCGACGGGCTGGGCGCTCTTCGCGGACCGTCGGCTCTCGCTGGCGGTAGCACGTGGGTCGGGTCGGGCGGTGGCTCAGCTCGGGAGCGTCGCCCGACAAGCCGGCACGGCGGTCAGCCTGCATGGAACCGGCGGTGCGTGGATGGTTGCCGACCGCGACGCAGATGCGGAGCGCTTCGCCGCAGCTGTCGAAGCCTCGCTGGACCGGAAGGTCTGCAATACGCTGAACGTGTGCTGCATCCATCGCGCCCGGGTGACGGATCTGGTGCCGATTTTCCTGGCGGCCCTCGAGTCCGCCGGCCGCGCGCGCGGCTTCGGATGCAAGCTTCATATGGTCGTAGGCGACGAGACCGTTCTGCCGAAGGCTTGGCGCACCGCCACCGTCCGGGTCCGGCGCGCTGACGGTGAGCGCGTCGAGTCGCTGACGGAGATCCAATCGGAGGATGATCTCGGCCACGAATGGGAATGGGAGGACACGCCCGAGGTCAGCCTGAAGATCGTGGATGATCTCGATCACGCGGTGACGCTGTTCAATCGCCACAGCCCGCGATTCGCCGCCTCGTTGATCAGCCGGGACCGGGAGGCGCATCGCCGCTTCTACGACACGGTGAACGCGCCGTTCGTGGGTGACGGGTTCACCCGGTGGGTCGACGGGCAATACGCTTTGAACCAGCCCGAACTCGGGCTGTCCAACTGGCAGAGCGGCCGTCTCCTCGCCCGGAGCGCAATCCTATCCGGGGGCGGTGTCTTCACGCTGCGCAGCCGCGTCACGCAGGACGACCCAAAGTTGCGGCGATGA
- a CDS encoding SDR family oxidoreductase: protein MSLQNKVVLVTGANRGIGAAVVREFLKADVAKVYAAARSVASLPDFGDRRVVPLQLDVTSDASVAAAAGIARDLDILVNNAGTMAFGDWIATNQDAVEADMNVNYYGTLRVVRAFLPHLTGRGSGTIANVVSVVGLAPVPLLAGYSASKAALQSLTQGLRGSLAKSGVTVVGIYPGPIDTDLARDMPMEKASPEHAAANIVRGLAEGQTSIFPDPTAQQIGQLWSQTGPQLEAALQAGG, encoded by the coding sequence ATGTCCCTGCAGAACAAGGTGGTCCTGGTCACAGGCGCCAACCGCGGCATCGGTGCGGCCGTCGTTCGCGAGTTCCTCAAGGCGGATGTGGCGAAGGTCTACGCCGCCGCGCGCAGCGTGGCTTCTCTGCCCGACTTCGGCGACCGCCGGGTCGTCCCGTTGCAGCTCGACGTGACGAGCGACGCATCCGTCGCAGCGGCCGCCGGGATCGCCAGGGACCTCGACATCCTCGTCAACAACGCCGGCACGATGGCGTTCGGCGACTGGATCGCTACGAACCAGGACGCGGTCGAGGCGGATATGAACGTCAACTACTACGGGACGTTGCGGGTCGTCCGGGCCTTCCTGCCGCATCTCACCGGCCGTGGATCGGGGACGATTGCGAACGTCGTCAGCGTCGTCGGCCTTGCGCCCGTACCGCTCCTGGCCGGCTACTCGGCCTCCAAGGCCGCCCTGCAGTCGTTGACCCAGGGGCTGCGCGGCTCCCTGGCGAAATCCGGGGTCACCGTCGTCGGGATCTATCCCGGCCCGATCGACACGGACTTAGCCAGGGACATGCCGATGGAGAAGGCGTCGCCCGAACATGCGGCCGCCAACATCGTCCGGGGCCTCGCCGAAGGTCAGACCTCGATCTTCCCGGATCCCACGGCGCAGCAGATCGGCCAGCTATGGTCCCAGACCGGGCCGCAGCTCGAAGCCGCGCTGCAGGCCGGAGGCTGA
- a CDS encoding TetR/AcrR family transcriptional regulator, which yields MAGDVRGEEKKREIVRQAFDRFYDGGFHATGVDAVLSESGISKRTLYKYFPTKDALIEAVLELYGQVIVGRLFDPVAASSEEPHQQIMAFFDARKAMIDENPTRGCLGIKAAQEFVGKHAGLAAHGKRAALYVERRFIDLCERARLARPAEVGKQIHVLFQGALLLSQVYGDGSPFVSAKHAVAALLEAADGPTSSGRP from the coding sequence ATGGCCGGCGACGTGCGGGGCGAGGAAAAGAAGCGGGAAATCGTGCGTCAGGCTTTCGACCGCTTCTACGACGGCGGTTTCCACGCGACCGGCGTCGATGCCGTCCTCTCGGAAAGCGGCATCTCGAAGCGTACGCTATACAAGTATTTCCCGACCAAGGACGCCCTGATCGAGGCGGTCCTGGAACTCTACGGACAGGTCATCGTCGGGAGGCTCTTCGATCCGGTGGCGGCTTCGAGCGAGGAACCGCACCAGCAGATCATGGCCTTCTTTGATGCCCGCAAGGCGATGATCGACGAGAACCCGACGCGAGGCTGCCTGGGCATCAAGGCAGCCCAGGAGTTCGTCGGCAAGCACGCCGGCTTGGCCGCGCACGGGAAGCGTGCGGCGCTTTACGTCGAGCGACGCTTCATCGACCTCTGCGAGCGGGCCAGGCTCGCGAGGCCGGCCGAGGTGGGCAAGCAAATCCACGTGCTGTTCCAGGGCGCCCTGCTGCTCTCGCAGGTCTACGGCGACGGTTCACCCTTCGTGTCCGCCAAGCATGCGGTCGCGGCGCTGCTTGAGGCAGCCGACGGGCCTACTTCCTCGGGTCGTCCATGA
- a CDS encoding MarR family winged helix-turn-helix transcriptional regulator, which translates to MAPTGRGLDQYSILAKVERHGEPSVQQLAALLVMDRSTLGHLLRPLERRGLLTVRPSTSDGRKRVLALTSEGSALLGSARPLWRSAEEGFEASSGQDEAAGLKNLMRQVTTTDLPGTAR; encoded by the coding sequence ATGGCTCCCACGGGCCGCGGCCTCGACCAATATTCCATCCTGGCCAAGGTCGAACGCCACGGCGAACCGTCAGTCCAGCAGCTCGCCGCGCTTCTGGTCATGGATCGCTCGACCCTGGGCCATCTTCTGCGACCGCTGGAAAGGCGCGGACTCCTGACTGTCCGGCCATCGACGAGCGACGGCCGGAAGCGGGTCTTGGCGCTCACTTCGGAGGGGAGCGCGCTTCTCGGGTCGGCCAGGCCGCTCTGGAGGTCCGCTGAGGAAGGCTTCGAGGCCAGCTCCGGGCAGGATGAGGCGGCCGGTCTCAAGAACCTGATGCGCCAGGTGACCACGACCGATCTCCCGGGTACGGCGCGCTAG
- a CDS encoding efflux RND transporter periplasmic adaptor subunit — MDPRAFLVLTPLALAACSPAETAVPPEPPLVQTVAVAPAKLGIARYTGVIRARTESNLGFRVGGKIYERLVDPGDHVRLGQPLMRLDRTDFTLALNAARASVEAARAQMIKAKADDERSRKLVGDGWTSKQTYDQNKAAADAAIAQFANAEAQASQVANQAGYSELQADADGVVMEVPTEPGQVVAAGQTVVKLARDGAREAEVFLPEGSRQLAKGAASATLYAEGETTYPAKLRELSATADPATRTYRARYILSGGGETAPLGATVTLRLAPADAGHAASVDVPLGALFDIGQGSAVWKFDADTKTVTAQPVSVARMSEEGAQVVSGLSPGDRIVSLGAHLLKAGQTVRQAPSSLTGVTR; from the coding sequence ATGGACCCCAGGGCTTTCCTTGTGCTGACCCCGCTAGCTCTGGCAGCATGCTCGCCGGCCGAGACCGCAGTGCCCCCGGAGCCGCCGCTGGTCCAGACCGTCGCGGTCGCTCCGGCGAAGCTTGGCATCGCGCGCTACACCGGTGTCATCCGCGCCCGTACCGAAAGCAATCTCGGCTTCCGCGTCGGCGGCAAGATCTACGAGCGCCTTGTCGATCCGGGGGACCACGTCCGGCTCGGTCAGCCCCTGATGCGCCTCGACCGGACGGACTTCACTCTCGCCCTCAACGCGGCGCGGGCCTCCGTCGAGGCGGCCCGGGCGCAGATGATCAAGGCCAAGGCTGACGATGAGCGCAGCCGCAAGCTCGTCGGGGACGGCTGGACCTCGAAGCAGACCTACGACCAGAACAAGGCCGCGGCGGATGCGGCCATCGCCCAGTTCGCCAACGCGGAGGCGCAGGCGAGCCAGGTCGCCAACCAAGCCGGGTATTCCGAGCTCCAGGCCGATGCCGACGGCGTCGTGATGGAGGTTCCGACCGAGCCGGGCCAGGTCGTCGCCGCCGGCCAGACCGTCGTCAAGCTCGCCCGTGACGGCGCCCGCGAGGCCGAGGTGTTCCTGCCGGAGGGGAGCCGGCAACTCGCGAAGGGGGCAGCGTCGGCAACCCTTTACGCCGAGGGCGAGACGACCTACCCGGCCAAGCTCAGGGAGCTGTCCGCCACCGCCGACCCGGCCACACGGACCTACCGGGCGCGTTACATCCTGTCGGGCGGCGGCGAGACTGCGCCGCTCGGCGCCACGGTGACGCTCCGGCTCGCGCCGGCGGATGCCGGGCATGCGGCGTCGGTCGACGTGCCGCTCGGGGCCCTGTTCGACATCGGGCAGGGTTCGGCGGTCTGGAAGTTCGACGCCGACACCAAGACCGTCACCGCCCAGCCTGTCTCCGTCGCCCGCATGTCGGAGGAAGGCGCTCAGGTCGTGTCCGGCCTCAGCCCGGGCGACCGAATCGTGTCGCTCGGCGCCCACCTCCTGAAGGCCGGCCAGACAGTGCGGCAGGCTCCCTCAAGCCTGACGGGAGTCACGCGATGA
- a CDS encoding efflux RND transporter permease subunit: MTGFNLSALAVRERAVTLFLIIAVTAAGFFAFQKLGRAEDPAFTVKTMSVSAAWPGATTSEIQRQVADPLEKRLQELVYYDRVETTVRPGLMLMKVYFKDSMPPARLQEEFYQARKKLSDQASTLPRGVLGPLFNDEFSDVYFALYALQAQGQPHRHLVLRAEDLRQRLLRVPGVEKINILGEQAQKIFVEISYQRLATLGITGQQLLAALANQNDVTPAGFVEADGPRVYLRLDGAIDGLDTIRNLPVAVGDRSIKLGDIAEVRRGYEDPKVFEIRNDGEPALMLGLVMKPGFNGLALGEALNAEEVAIHHELPIGITFKKITDQAKVIDDAIHEFMVKFFTALSVVIVVSLVALGFRVGIVVALAVPITLAAVFVVMMVTGRDFDRITLGALIISLGLLVDDAIIAIEMMVVRMEEGYDRVEAATHAWSATAAPMLTGTLVTIAGFLPVGFAASTAGEYAGNIFWVVGFSLIISWIVAVTFTPYLGVKLLPNIQKVEGGHEAIYATRNYERLRRVVRASVDHKWLAAGITVGLFALAVVGMGQVEKQFFPNSERPELIVEVTLPTGSAFATTEASVKKVEAAVRGLPEAREITSYIGQGMPRFVLSFDPELPDPAFAQIVVQTSDAASRDALRIKLRKLVSDGLFPEARVRVLQIVFGPPIRFPVAFRVVGPDPDVIRGIAAEVRDVMMANPNMRLVHLDWGDKTPSLHLALDQERLRLIGLTPKEAGQQLQSYLNGTPATQVRENLRSVDVLLRSPGPERRSLGDIGDLTLTTHDGRQVPVSQVAHLESRYEDAVLKRYNRDTYIRVQGDVLDGKQPPDIHAQIFPTLDAIKAKLPTGYRIDTAGAVEESVKAMNALVGVFPLMLIVTLTVIMLQVRSFTTMFMVFATAPLGLVGAVPTLLIFHQPFGFNAILGLIALSGILMRNTLILVDQIHHDRAAGLSDYEAIVESTVRRARPVILTAAAAMLAFIPLTHSVFWGALAYVLIGGVGVGTLLTLLFLPALYALWFRVRRAPVATGVASGSDTMPVQAER, translated from the coding sequence ATGACCGGCTTCAACCTCTCCGCCCTGGCGGTCCGGGAGCGGGCCGTCACGCTGTTCCTCATCATCGCGGTGACCGCCGCGGGCTTCTTCGCCTTCCAGAAGCTCGGCCGCGCGGAGGACCCGGCCTTCACCGTGAAGACGATGTCGGTCTCGGCAGCGTGGCCCGGCGCGACCACCTCGGAGATCCAGCGGCAGGTCGCCGACCCGTTGGAGAAGCGGCTGCAGGAACTCGTCTACTACGACCGCGTCGAGACCACGGTCCGTCCCGGCCTCATGCTGATGAAGGTCTACTTCAAGGACAGCATGCCGCCGGCAAGGCTGCAGGAAGAGTTCTACCAGGCCCGCAAGAAGCTCTCTGACCAGGCCTCCACGCTGCCGCGCGGCGTGCTCGGGCCCTTGTTCAACGACGAGTTCTCCGACGTCTACTTCGCACTCTACGCGCTCCAGGCCCAAGGTCAGCCGCACCGGCATCTCGTGCTGCGCGCCGAAGATCTGCGCCAGCGGCTCCTGCGCGTGCCCGGCGTCGAGAAGATCAACATCCTCGGCGAGCAGGCGCAGAAGATCTTTGTCGAGATTTCTTATCAGCGCCTCGCCACGCTCGGCATTACCGGGCAGCAGTTGCTCGCGGCGTTGGCGAACCAGAACGACGTGACGCCGGCCGGCTTCGTCGAGGCCGACGGCCCGCGCGTGTACCTCCGGCTCGACGGCGCCATCGACGGCCTCGACACGATCAGAAACCTGCCGGTGGCGGTCGGGGACCGCAGCATCAAGCTCGGCGACATCGCCGAGGTGAGGCGCGGCTACGAGGACCCGAAGGTCTTCGAGATACGCAACGACGGCGAGCCGGCCCTCATGCTCGGCCTCGTCATGAAGCCGGGCTTCAACGGCTTGGCGCTCGGCGAAGCGCTCAACGCCGAGGAGGTGGCGATCCACCACGAACTCCCCATCGGCATCACCTTCAAAAAAATTACAGACCAGGCGAAGGTCATCGACGACGCCATCCATGAGTTCATGGTGAAGTTCTTCACCGCGCTCTCGGTGGTCATCGTGGTCAGTCTGGTCGCGCTGGGCTTCCGGGTCGGCATCGTCGTGGCGCTCGCGGTCCCGATCACGCTCGCGGCCGTGTTCGTGGTCATGATGGTCACCGGGCGCGACTTCGACCGCATCACGCTCGGTGCGCTGATCATCTCGCTCGGCCTGCTCGTAGACGACGCCATCATCGCCATCGAGATGATGGTCGTGCGCATGGAGGAGGGCTACGACCGCGTCGAGGCGGCGACCCATGCCTGGAGCGCCACCGCCGCGCCAATGCTGACCGGAACGCTCGTCACCATCGCGGGCTTCCTGCCGGTCGGCTTCGCCGCCTCCACGGCGGGCGAGTACGCCGGCAACATCTTCTGGGTGGTCGGCTTCTCGCTGATCATCTCCTGGATCGTGGCGGTGACCTTCACGCCCTACCTGGGCGTCAAGCTCCTGCCCAACATCCAGAAGGTGGAAGGCGGCCACGAGGCGATCTACGCCACGAGGAACTACGAGCGCCTGCGCCGCGTGGTGCGAGCCTCCGTCGACCACAAGTGGCTGGCGGCCGGGATCACGGTCGGACTGTTCGCCCTCGCCGTCGTCGGAATGGGCCAGGTCGAGAAGCAGTTCTTCCCGAACTCGGAACGCCCCGAACTGATCGTCGAGGTGACGCTGCCCACCGGCTCCGCATTCGCGACGACCGAGGCGAGCGTGAAGAAGGTCGAGGCGGCCGTCCGCGGGCTCCCCGAGGCGCGCGAGATCACGAGCTACATCGGTCAAGGCATGCCGCGCTTCGTGCTCTCGTTCGACCCCGAACTGCCTGACCCCGCCTTCGCGCAGATCGTCGTTCAGACCTCCGACGCTGCGTCCCGCGACGCGCTCCGCATCAAGCTTCGCAAGCTCGTGAGCGACGGGTTGTTCCCCGAGGCACGGGTGCGCGTCCTGCAGATCGTGTTCGGCCCGCCGATCCGCTTCCCCGTCGCCTTCCGGGTGGTCGGACCGGACCCCGACGTCATCCGCGGCATCGCCGCGGAGGTCCGGGATGTCATGATGGCCAACCCCAACATGCGTCTCGTCCATCTCGACTGGGGCGACAAAACCCCGAGCCTGCACCTCGCCCTCGACCAGGAGCGCCTGCGCCTGATCGGCCTGACGCCGAAGGAGGCCGGCCAGCAGCTGCAGAGCTACCTCAATGGGACGCCGGCGACCCAGGTCCGCGAGAACCTGCGCTCGGTGGACGTGCTCCTGCGCAGTCCCGGCCCGGAGCGGCGCTCACTCGGCGACATCGGCGACCTGACCCTGACCACCCATGACGGGCGCCAAGTCCCGGTCTCGCAAGTCGCGCACCTGGAGAGCCGCTACGAGGACGCGGTGCTCAAGCGCTACAACCGCGACACCTACATCCGGGTGCAGGGCGACGTGCTCGACGGGAAGCAGCCGCCGGACATCCACGCGCAAATCTTTCCCACGCTCGACGCGATCAAGGCGAAACTGCCGACCGGCTACCGCATCGACACGGCCGGCGCGGTGGAGGAGAGCGTGAAGGCGATGAACGCTCTGGTCGGGGTCTTCCCTCTGATGCTGATCGTGACCCTGACGGTCATCATGCTGCAGGTCCGCTCGTTCACCACCATGTTCATGGTGTTCGCCACTGCGCCGCTCGGGCTCGTGGGCGCCGTCCCGACGCTGCTGATCTTCCACCAGCCCTTCGGTTTCAACGCGATCCTCGGGTTGATCGCGCTATCGGGCATCCTGATGCGCAACACCTTGATCCTGGTGGACCAGATCCACCACGACCGGGCCGCGGGCCTGTCGGACTACGAGGCTATCGTCGAGTCCACGGTGCGGCGGGCGCGTCCTGTGATCCTGACGGCTGCGGCCGCGATGCTGGCCTTCATCCCGCTGACGCATTCGGTGTTCTGGGGCGCGCTGGCCTACGTGCTGATCGGCGGCGTCGGCGTCGGGACCCTGCTGACGCTGCTGTTCCTGCCAGCCCTCTACGCCCTCTGGTTCCGGGTCAGACGGGCGCCCGTCGCAACTGGCGTCGCATCCGGATCCGACACGATGCCGGTTCAGGCGGAGCGTTGA
- a CDS encoding TetR family transcriptional regulator has translation MPRVSQEQARTNRRRVVEVAASLFRERGINGVGVADIMASAGLTHGGFYGQFANKEALAAEAFDTALDEEYRGTVDSNIANYLSLAHVRSPGMGCPLAALANDVAREPRGGPVRARFTQGVERMASILAALTPWAAKERRRQRSLATLSTIVGAVVLARAVDDEALATELIEAAQTSVSA, from the coding sequence ATGCCCAGGGTTTCGCAGGAACAGGCCAGGACCAACCGGCGACGGGTCGTGGAGGTCGCCGCGTCGCTGTTCCGGGAGCGTGGCATCAATGGCGTCGGCGTGGCCGACATCATGGCGTCTGCCGGCCTCACTCATGGTGGGTTCTACGGTCAGTTCGCCAACAAGGAAGCGCTCGCGGCCGAGGCGTTCGATACCGCGTTGGACGAGGAATACCGCGGGACCGTCGACTCCAACATCGCCAACTATCTCTCCCTCGCGCACGTCCGGTCACCCGGGATGGGATGTCCACTCGCCGCACTGGCGAATGACGTCGCGCGGGAGCCGCGGGGCGGCCCCGTCCGCGCGCGCTTCACCCAAGGCGTCGAGCGCATGGCCTCCATCCTCGCCGCCCTGACGCCCTGGGCAGCCAAGGAGCGCCGCAGGCAACGGTCCCTGGCGACGCTTTCGACGATCGTCGGTGCCGTCGTCCTGGCACGAGCTGTCGACGACGAAGCGTTGGCGACCGAGCTGATCGAAGCGGCGCAGACTTCCGTCTCGGCATGA
- the fabF gene encoding beta-ketoacyl-ACP synthase II translates to MRERIVVTGMGVVSPLGCSVEGMWRRLVASGSGLRRLPDDLVPDIDAKVAGLVPSRDEDPDGFNPDALIPVKDRRKMDRFIQFTLAAADQALRQSGWTPSSEAERVRTATIVASGIGGFQSITDAVETVRTRGAQRLSPFTVPSFLVNLAAGHVSIRYGFKGPLGAPVTACAASVQAIGDGMRLIRGGEADVVVCGGAEACVTRVALGGFAAARSLSTAYNDTPEAASRPFDRSRDGFVMGEGAGILVLETLDHAQARGAVPLAELVGYGTSADAYHLTAGPADGSGARQAITTALAMAGLEPVAIGYVNAHATATSVGDAGELAALRSVFGEGGPAISSTKSATGHLLGAAGGLEAIITIQALREGILPPTLNLTDPDEAADGLDLIGPSARPATVDYALSNGFGFGGVNASIVLRRMPTR, encoded by the coding sequence ATGCGCGAACGGATCGTGGTCACGGGTATGGGCGTCGTGTCCCCCCTGGGCTGCAGCGTCGAGGGCATGTGGCGCAGGCTTGTCGCATCCGGGTCCGGGCTGCGGCGCCTCCCAGACGACCTTGTCCCCGACATCGACGCCAAGGTCGCCGGGCTCGTGCCGTCCCGGGACGAGGACCCGGACGGGTTCAATCCGGACGCCCTCATCCCGGTGAAGGACCGCCGCAAGATGGACCGTTTCATCCAGTTCACGCTGGCGGCCGCGGACCAGGCGCTTCGACAGTCAGGCTGGACGCCGTCCAGCGAGGCGGAACGCGTCCGCACCGCGACAATCGTGGCGTCCGGCATCGGTGGCTTCCAGAGCATCACCGACGCGGTGGAGACCGTACGCACCCGCGGTGCGCAGCGCCTGTCGCCCTTCACGGTACCGTCTTTCCTGGTCAACCTAGCCGCCGGCCACGTATCCATCCGGTACGGCTTCAAGGGACCGCTCGGCGCGCCCGTCACCGCCTGCGCGGCGAGCGTCCAGGCCATCGGGGACGGCATGCGCCTCATCCGCGGCGGCGAGGCGGACGTCGTCGTATGCGGTGGCGCGGAGGCCTGCGTCACCCGGGTCGCGCTTGGCGGCTTCGCTGCAGCCCGCAGCCTCTCGACGGCCTACAATGACACGCCCGAGGCGGCCTCCCGTCCGTTCGACCGAAGCCGCGACGGCTTCGTCATGGGAGAGGGCGCCGGCATCCTCGTGCTGGAGACCTTGGACCATGCACAAGCGCGCGGTGCCGTCCCGCTGGCCGAACTGGTCGGGTACGGCACCAGCGCCGACGCCTACCACCTCACCGCCGGCCCGGCTGACGGCAGCGGCGCCCGACAGGCGATCACCACGGCCCTGGCTATGGCGGGGCTCGAACCCGTCGCCATCGGCTACGTGAACGCGCACGCGACCGCGACCTCGGTCGGTGATGCGGGCGAACTGGCGGCGCTCAGGTCCGTCTTCGGCGAAGGCGGCCCGGCAATTTCCTCGACAAAGTCCGCGACCGGGCACCTTCTCGGAGCGGCGGGCGGCCTGGAGGCGATCATTACGATCCAGGCGCTGCGTGAGGGCATCCTCCCGCCCACGCTCAATCTTACAGACCCCGATGAGGCCGCTGACGGCCTGGACCTGATCGGTCCGTCGGCGCGGCCGGCAACCGTGGACTACGCTCTCTCGAACGGCTTCGGCTTCGGGGGTGTGAACGCGAGCATCGTCCTGAGACGGATGCCCACCCGGTGA
- a CDS encoding PaaI family thioesterase — MDELKPIADPKSLKADLSSDAPETRTGTGRFGGGRPGLNRLRAMAAGEILPPSSMSLLGIEFVSVAEGNIALRRRPDEYLYDPFGPAHAATVAALFDVALGSTFESVLPHRRTYTTPDTRISFRRPATATSETLTVKSNMIDVEEERLAAEAQLTDANGQTCTTETMTCLIVDTTEDSVPAEPNRTWDVQDWYKVC; from the coding sequence ATGGACGAGCTCAAGCCAATCGCTGATCCGAAATCGCTCAAAGCCGACTTGTCCTCGGACGCGCCCGAAACCCGCACCGGCACGGGCCGCTTCGGAGGTGGAAGGCCCGGACTGAACCGACTCCGCGCCATGGCCGCGGGGGAAATCCTGCCTCCGTCCTCAATGAGCCTGCTCGGCATCGAGTTCGTTTCGGTTGCCGAGGGCAACATCGCGCTGCGCCGAAGGCCCGACGAATATCTCTACGATCCCTTCGGCCCGGCCCATGCCGCTACCGTTGCCGCCCTGTTCGACGTGGCGCTCGGCTCCACGTTCGAGTCCGTCCTGCCGCACCGTCGGACCTACACGACGCCGGACACCCGGATCAGCTTTCGGCGTCCCGCGACGGCCACGTCGGAAACTCTGACAGTAAAATCCAATATGATCGACGTGGAAGAGGAGCGTTTGGCCGCTGAGGCGCAGCTCACCGATGCCAACGGGCAGACCTGCACCACGGAGACGATGACCTGCCTGATCGTCGATACCACCGAAGATAGTGTTCCAGCTGAGCCAAACCGAACGTGGGATGTGCAAGACTGGTACAAAGTCTGTTGA